GCTGTGGTAATGTGGATAACTCCGTCAGAGTAATCCCGGATTAGACCGAGGAGTAACAGGAGTTATCCAAGTCCTGTGGTAAAGTTGGGGAAAGTAAGCCCGGATTACCAATCCGTCATCCTCGACTTTTCCACAGGACGGCATTTCCACAGCCGGTAGCGCAAGTTCAATTGACTACAAAAGCTTGGTTAAAACAGGCCGCTTTATATGTTGGTTAAAAGCGGCTTTACAATTCTCCCTTCCCGTTATCGTTGTTTTTGTCGGCGTAGCTTTTCAGCCGGTAGCTTTTGCCTTTGATGTTAATGATCCGGCAGTGGTGCAGCAGGCGGTCGAGAATGGCGGTGACTACCACGGGGTCGCCGAACAGTTCCTCCCACTCGCTGAAACTCTTGTTGGAGGTAATGATGGTACTGGTGCGCTTGTAGCGATACGAAACAAATTGGAAGAAGAGGTGCGCTTCTTCCCGGCTGACCGGCATATAGCCCACCTCGTCCACCACTACCAGCCCGCTTTTGTAATAACTGCGGCCTTTGCCCTTGCGGGCAGAGTCGGCGTCTTTCTTTAGCTTGGCGATCAAATCGGCCATGGTGGTAAAGTAGATGCTGACCCCGAAATAACAAGCCTTGATAGCCAGGGCGGTGGCCAGGTGGGTCTTGCCCACCCCCGGCGGGCCCAGGAAAATCACGTTCTCGTGCCGGGCGAGAAAATCCAGGTCAAACAGTCCCATCATCAGCCTTCTGTCCATATTATGATTAAAGGTAAAGTCATATTCATCAATGGTTTTCTCAAAGGGCAGCCCGGCGATCTTGAGAGTGGTCTTGATCCGGCGCTCCTCCTTGGCCGCCACTTCCTCTTCCAGCAGCCGATCCAGGAAGGCCAGATGGGTCAGCTCCCGCACCGAGGTGTCCCCTGAGAGCAGCGGCAGAATTTCCTGTATTTTGGAAAGCTTTAACCGGTTCAGGTTTTCCGTGACTCTATCCATAATCAATTGTTCCACGGCCCACCTCCGATCACGCTTGCGTACTCGGAAACGGGCCGTATTTGCACCAGTTCATGGCGCAGCCCATCCTTTAACAGACCTCTGGTGGCCTTGCCTTTTCCCGGAACAATCCGATACTTGCGCTCCCGCTGCTCCCGGTCATTTTTTAATGCCTCAATCAGCCAGGGATGGCTGACGATATTTCCTTTCCCTTCAGCAATCCGATACGTCGCCAGTTCCGCATCATCGTAAAATACCCGCATAAATCCGTTCTTGATTTTCAGCAGTACCTTTTTGCCCACATACTTATGCGGCACCCGATACCAGTTGCCCATAAAGGCCACCATGCAGTCTTTGTAAACCTTGCGGGTAACCTTCTCCGAGGTATCGTATGGCCGGTTCGGTATCTCTCCCAGATACGGTTTCTCAACCAGAAACCGCTCGCAAACCTGCTGCCGGTGCGTTCCATGGATACGATTGGCCGCCACGGTATTCAGCCAATCCAGCATATCCGAGTTTGCCCGTACCAAGTCAGTAAACTGATAGCCCCGCCAGAAGCGCTCCCGAACGTAATCTATCGGCCTCTCCACCTTGCCCTTGCACCACGGCGAATACGGCGGACAGACCAGGGGCTTGAACCGGTAATGCAAGGCAAAATCCGCAAATGTGGCATTAAACTCCACCCGGCCCACCAGATGTTTGATCACCACATTTTTTAGGTTGTCATACAAACCCTCTCCCGGTATGCCGCCGAAATATCCAAAAGCGTTTTTGTGGCAGTCCAGAAA
This genomic stretch from Planctomycetota bacterium harbors:
- a CDS encoding ATP-binding protein, giving the protein MEQLIMDRVTENLNRLKLSKIQEILPLLSGDTSVRELTHLAFLDRLLEEEVAAKEERRIKTTLKIAGLPFEKTIDEYDFTFNHNMDRRLMMGLFDLDFLARHENVIFLGPPGVGKTHLATALAIKACYFGVSIYFTTMADLIAKLKKDADSARKGKGRSYYKSGLVVVDEVGYMPVSREEAHLFFQFVSYRYKRTSTIITSNKSFSEWEELFGDPVVVTAILDRLLHHCRIINIKGKSYRLKSYADKNNDNGKGEL
- a CDS encoding IS21 family transposase; the encoded protein is MDIWLLQRQGHSVHSISRITGLNRRTVDKYLEAGEIPKYKVENRRSELEPYHLMIKDWLSGQNYQATRVYELVSFQGYQGSYETVKRYVGQVKGERDRVAYLRFETHPGLQAQVDLADFKVAIAPAEELTIYVFIMVLGFSRHMYVEFIDRCTMTTFLDCHKNAFGYFGGIPGEGLYDNLKNVVIKHLVGRVEFNATFADFALHYRFKPLVCPPYSPWCKGKVERPIDYVRERFWRGYQFTDLVRANSDMLDWLNTVAANRIHGTHRQQVCERFLVEKPYLGEIPNRPYDTSEKVTRKVYKDCMVAFMGNWYRVPHKYVGKKVLLKIKNGFMRVFYDDAELATYRIAEGKGNIVSHPWLIEALKNDREQRERKYRIVPGKGKATRGLLKDGLRHELVQIRPVSEYASVIGGGPWNN